Sequence from the Phragmites australis chromosome 6, lpPhrAust1.1, whole genome shotgun sequence genome:
ttgtttttcagggaaatcattcgcttgcatggagtgcctaacaccattgtttcggatcatgatgcaaaatttttgagccacttttggaggacactttggaataaacttgggacaaagctgctgttttcgacgacatgtcaccctcaaaccgacggacaaacggaggttgtgaaccgcacattatccaccatgttgcgggctgttttgaagaaaaaattgaggatgtgggaagagtgtctaccccatattgagttcgcttacaacagatcagttcactccaccaccaaggtaagtctgtttcaggtagtgtatggttttaacccccgtgcccctattgatttacttcctttaccaacatccgagaaattgaattttgatgctaagacacgtgctgatttgattctgaaaatgcatgagttgactaaggaaaatattgaaaagatgaatgagaagtatagaacttatggtagccaaggtcggaaacatataacttttgaaattggtgatcttgtgtggttacatttgcgcaaacataggtttcctgatttgagaaagtctaaattgctgcctcgagctgatggtccttttaaaattgtggaaaagatcaatgataatgcatataagcttgagttgcttgcagattatggggttagtcccacatttaacatttcagatttaaagtcttacttgggagaagaagatgacattacgtcgaggacgactccaattcaagagggggaggatgatgaggacatcactctttcggatacacacacaccgagtattcctccaacaataggtctattgacacgagctcatgcacgtcaactaaatcatgaggtgagctcgttccttagtgttcctttatattttaaTGAGGATGGGAttctactgaataattatgatgtattattacttaggaacacgggagaagaacagcaagggcgcccaagccaaggtggaggcccaatccagttcgagtccgtttcggagtccaggaccagtccgcactaaaattgTCGCCCAGAAcgtatacggactccgttttcgacgttctacacatggttggaaagctaaggagataatctttccaacggtactggtcccatgtccaaattctttctgagtcaacaggaatcgtcgaaataaGTGGACGCCCAGAATCTgtcaaggtgctgcgccaccatcttttgggccgttgggccatgtaacgtgttggagtccattagggacgcgtccaggggtccttggccgaccctagtcttttagatacagtagccgccaccctaattagggttgggttttgcttagatattgatctacacacgaattgtgagattttcgctcttgttccggaccgactaggccaccgcaagtgtttgtggaaccccgacttcgagtgcttgaattcaatttgcaatattttagattgcatcttctacattcttgcttgtgttctcggtacgcttgcagggattgagccttcttggcgaggtcaaccgcgcgacacggttgataaccatcggagctgtggtgtagtgattgcaagggagacgatctgttcgggtcaaagcctttggatcatcaacatcgagttctccacccaccgacttatcgctacctatcggaagatcaggccaacattgctcatcacccggtgaactcgttccttgctgttgatgtttccttggatagattactactaaattcttgtgatgttttattgcataggaacgtcagataagcaccacaaccttacttgTATAttactcctcgaaggccaagtatactcggactcaaggctgagctctagtcgtggtcgttgtcgtggtcaaagtcatggtcgtggtcgaaatcgtggtcgtggtcgaagttgagttccaggatagcacgtcagtaaaatgggcatacaTCTCTtatacaaagtccgttttaggcaatcttagacattctggaaagcttacgacgagccctttcgaatggatatgagctcaaccaaatattccttatagtttagtcaaattcaaaggaataaggtgatgcatcaccattttgaaccctgtcgggttttgttATCATGTTGGAGTCGAAGTACAGGTTGTACACGCCTCTCTCCACAGTTGCACAACCCTATATCGACCTCCTTATGCCCTCCCCCcgatatatacacagtagccattgtaatttaggcttgggtttagcttagattattctatttaatatAGTTTtgtcgtttatcggtttgttgaaccccaaacttgagtgcttcattggtaattagcaatattcagattgcatctacctgttctttcttgtgttctcgatttgcttgcaggaaaagccttcttgacgaggtcaatcgcgtcttggcacgcttgataaccacgaagtagtagtgtagtggttgcgagggttcttgatctgttctgattggagcttttagatcatcaacatcgaaactccacttattgacttatcatattaccttcggaagattggACAAATGCGCATCAATTACCGTTTCAACGAAATTTTGTGGTGACTTCGGCACGTCAAATGGGAAAAGCAAGGAAGGGGTACCATCCTCCATTTCTAAAGAATCTCAGCTTCGGCCCCCAAAGTCAGACCTCAATCGTGAGAGGCCACTATTGGGGGAATAGTACCATGCTAGTTCTCTCACCCCCGATTGGCTTTGGCTAACCTTAGAAAATCTCATATAAGGATAGACAACACTAACATAATAAAGAAGTGGTTCAAAAAGTTGTCTTATAGAGAAACAGCTAAAGGGGAAGGCCAATGCCAAGTACAAAAGTTGGAGATCCCGGGAATCACATAGAAGGTTTCAAGGCAGTCCGAAGAGATACTGGGCGGAGGACGAAGGCCCGAAGGCCAAAAGCACTCATGCGGGAGGCACGAATGAAGAGCGAAGCGAAAGGCCATCTACGACAAAGTGATAGACCCGTAGGAAGGCCTGGAGGCTATCAACCATCAACTAAAGGGGGGGGCTGAAGGTGGTCCGTCATTGGGCTGGCCGGTGCACGCGGTTGTAGACACGTGTCACATCTCGATTGATGTAACATTGTAATAGTGTAACGACTATAATACTTCTGGAATATCCTAAGAGCATTTCAAGAGACAGTGATATTAATGTAATGATGATTAGGGTGATTAATgtatggctataaataccctcaccTAACCGATGTAATGGATATGAACAATTGATACACCATTAAATACGTCTCTATTTTGATGCCTTAGGCCATCTCTAacagatactttaaaattttactatttataatactattacagtatcctctaacactattacagtaccaactattttttctatcttcaacagctatcctattttttaccttctattactctactCCTCCGTTTAGACCCATAGTCATACTCAGTAAACAGTGTTgccgctcctctctctcccctgcaTATTTGCGGCACCGGCTGATACGACAGCAGCTGGTTGCATCACTGTAGAGGTGGAAGCGGTACCTACTGGAGTGCAAATACGGCAGCCGATCCTTAAAAAAGGACGGTACAGTGGCATTCGTAGTAGCTGTTGAAGTTACTCTTATATACCGTGCTATACTATTCATTATGTTATGATAAAATATCAACAACCACCTTTACCCAcccaataaaataaaaaataattagagtcCAAATAGATAGCGAAAAAACATCCACATGTAAAATACTCTTGAGAAGAGAAGAAATTAGGTGGGCACACTGAGAAAGAAATTAGGTGAGCAGTCCAAGTTTCTGCGCGTTGGCAGTCCCAGATCGTCAAAGCAGGAAGCACACGGCcacaccccaccccaccccagaATAAGGTccaaatatataataaaaaatcttTCATTTCCCCAACAAACCATCAAATTAATCTCACCACCAGCATTACTGCTACAAATGCTTGAACCTTAGCGATTCGCTGCTCCTTGCCTCCTACTGCCCTTGCTCTTTCTCCCCCTTcccctgctctctctcccccctctctttGACTCCCTCTCGTCTTCTTGACAGCTCGAGTAATTGGAGAGTCCACATAGCAATTTATCAGTGGATCCTTGAGTTGCTGCTGCAGGATCTGATATGACGTCCACGGCGTACTCGCGGCCGTCGAAGCTGCCTGTTGGCGGCGGCGAGCGGAGACTGCCGCCACGGCTCATGAGAGGCCTCACATCAAAGATCGAGCCCAAGAAGCTCGGCGTCGGCCTCATCGCCGGCTGCTGCCTCGCGCTCCTCACCTACGTCTCCCTCACCAAGCTCTTCGCAATCTACTCTCCTGTATTCGGTGCGTACTAATTCCAATCTAGTCCAGCTACACATTCGATTCGATTAATCCCTGAGCTTCCCAACTAATCTGATTGGAGATGTTCGATTCGTCCTCAGCCAGCACGGCCAACACATCCTTCATGATGCAGAactcgtcgccgtcgtcgtcgaagCCATCCGTGCTGGAGACCGGGGCCATTCCGCCGCGAGAAGCACTAGCTGGTGGCGGCAAGAACGGTAACGCCGTGGATCGCGTCGATCTGCCGGAGGCGGCAGGGTCCGATGAGCCCGGCTTGCCGGAAGCTGTCACGAGAAAGGAGATACCGATGGCGGCGGGGTCTGAAGAGCCCGGCGTGCCGGAGGCGTTTACGAGAAACGGCGACGAGGAGaatgcggcggcggtggcctcgGAGCCGAAGCCATGTAAGAATTTcgcctctttctcttttttttttttcttgtacgACTTTAATTTGAAAGCAGAGCGAAGGAACCAGGCGCCCCGTGCGCGCTCTTCTTTTACTGCATTCTCCCAGAAATTTAAAGCTCTGTACTTGACAATCTTGGCAAAATTGGTGCTCCCACCACAAGGCCCACTTGGGTAGGATTAGATGGAGATGCGCTAGATCTGATGCATCTTAATGGTCAATTCAGCTGCTAAGGAGGTGGAGAAGAAGCAGAGCAATggaggcgcggcggcggcggccgaagGCAAGATGACGTGCGACGAGAATGGCGTCGACGAGGGCTTCCCGTACGCGCGGCCAACCGTGTGCGAGCTGTCCGGCGACATCCGGGTCAGCCCCAAGCAGAAGACCATGTATCTCGTGAACCCCTCCGGCGCCGGAAGCATCGACGAGAGCGGTGAGAAGCGGCTCCGCCCCTACGCCCGCAAGGACGACTTCCTCCTTCCGGGCGTCGTGGAGGTCACCGTCAAGTCTGTcccagcggcggcggtggcacccAAGTGCACGAAGCAGCACCGAGTCCCAACGGTGGTGTTCTCCATCGCCGGCTACACGGACAACTTCTTCCACGACATGACGGACGTGATGATTCCGCTGTTCCTGACGACGGCGCACCTCAAGGGCGAGGTCCAGCTGCTGATCACCAACTACAAGCCGTGGTGGGTGCAGAAGTACACGCCGGTGCTGCGGAAGCTCTCCAACTACAACGTGATCAACTTCGACGAGGACGCCGACGTGCACTGCTTCCCTCAGGGGTTCGTGGGCCTCTACCGCGACCGCGACCTCATCCTCTCCCCGCACCTGACCCGCAACCCACGCAACTACACCATGGTGGACTTCAACCGCTTCGTCCGCGACGCGCTGGCACTTCCGCGCGAGCGGCCCGCCGTTCTCGGGGAGGAGCCAGGTATGAGGCCCCGGATGCTGATCATCTCCCGCGCTGGCACGCGCAAGCTTCTGAACCTGGACGAAGTGACCGCGGCAGCGTCTGAGTTGGGGTTCAACGTGACGGTGGCGGAGGCGGGCGCAGATGTGCCGGCATTTGCAGCACTGGTGAACTCGGCGGATGTGCTCCTGGCCGTGCACGGCGCTGGGTTGACGAACCAGATCTTTCTCCCCACGAAAGCGGTGGTGGTGCAGATCGTGCCGTGGGGCAAGATGGACTGGATGGCGACCAACTTCTACGGGCAGCCAGCGCGGGACATGCagctccggtacctggagtacTACGTGGGCGAGGAGGAGACGAGCCTCAAGGACAAGT
This genomic interval carries:
- the LOC133922208 gene encoding beta-1,2-xylosyltransferease XAX1-like, yielding MTSTAYSRPSKLPVGGGERRLPPRLMRGLTSKIEPKKLGVGLIAGCCLALLTYVSLTKLFAIYSPVFASTANTSFMMQNSSPSSSKPSVLETGAIPPREALAGGGKNGNAVDRVDLPEAAGSDEPGLPEAVTRKEIPMAAGSEEPGVPEAFTRNGDEENAAAVASEPKPSAKEVEKKQSNGGAAAAAEGKMTCDENGVDEGFPYARPTVCELSGDIRVSPKQKTMYLVNPSGAGSIDESGEKRLRPYARKDDFLLPGVVEVTVKSVPAAAVAPKCTKQHRVPTVVFSIAGYTDNFFHDMTDVMIPLFLTTAHLKGEVQLLITNYKPWWVQKYTPVLRKLSNYNVINFDEDADVHCFPQGFVGLYRDRDLILSPHLTRNPRNYTMVDFNRFVRDALALPRERPAVLGEEPGMRPRMLIISRAGTRKLLNLDEVTAAASELGFNVTVAEAGADVPAFAALVNSADVLLAVHGAGLTNQIFLPTKAVVVQIVPWGKMDWMATNFYGQPARDMQLRYLEYYVGEEETSLKDKYPREHMVFKDPMAIHAQGWQALAEIVMKQDVSVNLTRFRPFLLQALDKLQE